The following coding sequences lie in one Flavobacterium sediminis genomic window:
- a CDS encoding sulfotransferase domain-containing protein — protein MKRIAIHSVPRSGSTWLGQIFNSNPNVKYAYQPLFSYALKGYLKEDSSKEEIAAFYQELLLTNDDFINQKEAKEKKLIPELKKNDIITHVVYKEVRYHNIVANLLEKDKEVKVIGLVRNPLAVIASWLLAPKEFRKDLGWDESEEWQFAPKKNMDKPEEFNGFEKWKEVTDLFLTLEKKYPSRFKLVDYDDLLTDTVTTVKDIFHFCEIPFTEETERFMSQAKQVNNTDAYSVFKTKKLDNQWEDSLDRQIVKAITTDLENTPLEKFLHL, from the coding sequence ATGAAGCGTATCGCCATACATAGCGTGCCTAGGTCAGGTTCTACATGGCTAGGGCAAATTTTCAATAGCAATCCTAATGTGAAATATGCCTATCAGCCCTTGTTTTCGTATGCACTGAAAGGATATCTTAAAGAAGATTCATCAAAAGAAGAAATTGCTGCTTTTTATCAGGAATTATTGCTTACAAATGATGATTTTATCAATCAGAAAGAAGCAAAAGAAAAAAAGTTAATTCCTGAGTTAAAAAAAAATGACATTATTACGCATGTGGTTTACAAAGAAGTCAGGTATCATAACATCGTAGCAAACCTTTTAGAGAAGGATAAAGAAGTGAAGGTAATAGGCTTGGTCAGAAACCCGTTGGCAGTAATTGCCTCTTGGTTGTTGGCACCTAAAGAATTCAGAAAAGATTTGGGTTGGGATGAATCGGAAGAATGGCAGTTTGCACCCAAAAAAAATATGGACAAACCGGAAGAATTTAATGGCTTTGAAAAATGGAAAGAAGTAACAGATCTCTTTTTAACCTTAGAGAAAAAATACCCTTCACGTTTTAAATTGGTCGACTATGATGATTTATTGACAGATACAGTAACGACAGTAAAAGATATTTTTCATTTTTGCGAAATACCATTTACAGAAGAAACAGAGCGTTTTATGTCTCAGGCAAAACAAGTCAACAATACAGACGCATACAGTGTTTTTAAAACCAAAAAACTCGATAATCAGTGGGAAGATAGTTTAGACCGACAAATCGTAAAAGCAATAACCACAGATTTAGAAAATACACCTTTAGAAAAATTTTTACATTTATGA
- a CDS encoding WbqC family protein, which produces MANTDAIAVMQPYVFPYIGYFQLINAVDVFVLYDDVNFIKGGWINRNRILLKEEDHTFTISCKKISSFSRINEIEANFTEKDKQKFLKKIEQSYIKAPYFKEAFAVVKEGLNGENQYIAEMCKKSISSVLGYLDIDTKLTVSSVEFSDTLGMGRADRLIEMTKRSGKSMYINVIGGKELYDKEYFEQNGVELSFIKSDSTIQYKQFDNDFVPWLSIIDVMMFNSKEEIKQMLTQYTLI; this is translated from the coding sequence ATGGCTAATACGGATGCAATAGCGGTAATGCAACCTTATGTATTTCCCTATATCGGGTATTTTCAGCTTATTAACGCTGTTGATGTTTTTGTGCTGTATGATGATGTGAATTTTATAAAAGGAGGATGGATCAACAGAAACAGGATATTGTTAAAAGAAGAAGATCATACGTTTACGATATCCTGTAAAAAAATCAGTTCTTTTTCCCGAATAAATGAAATTGAGGCTAATTTTACTGAGAAAGACAAACAAAAGTTCCTGAAAAAGATTGAGCAATCCTATATAAAAGCACCCTATTTTAAAGAAGCTTTTGCAGTAGTAAAAGAAGGATTAAACGGAGAAAATCAATATATTGCCGAGATGTGCAAAAAGAGCATATCCAGTGTGTTGGGCTATTTAGATATCGATACAAAACTTACCGTCAGTTCTGTTGAATTTAGTGATACTTTAGGGATGGGAAGAGCAGACAGATTAATTGAGATGACTAAAAGATCAGGAAAGTCAATGTATATCAATGTTATTGGAGGAAAAGAACTGTATGACAAAGAATACTTTGAACAAAACGGAGTGGAACTAAGTTTTATAAAATCGGATAGTACAATTCAATACAAACAATTCGACAACGATTTTGTTCCGTGGCTTTCTATAATAGATGTAATGATGTTCAATAGCAAAGAAGAAATAAAACAAATGTTAACTCAATATACATTGATTTAA